Proteins from a single region of Abyssalbus ytuae:
- a CDS encoding metal-dependent transcriptional regulator: MTTQSEENYIKAIFHLTGVKNESVSTNAIAEEMETKASSVTDMIKKLSDKDLVKYKKYQGVQLTEKGRLLGAKIIRKHRLWEVFLVEKLNFSWDEVHDVAEQLEHIKSEKLVEELDSFLEFPKVDPHGDPIPDKNGKIRQQEKVLLSACKLKEKGLLVGVKNSSSEFLQYLDKIKIALGDVLEIIEKEPFDNSMIIKTRHGEINISALIANNIFIKKL, encoded by the coding sequence ATGACAACTCAATCTGAAGAAAATTATATAAAAGCTATTTTTCATTTAACAGGTGTTAAAAACGAAAGTGTATCAACCAATGCTATAGCTGAGGAAATGGAAACAAAGGCATCATCAGTTACTGATATGATTAAGAAACTTTCAGATAAAGATTTGGTGAAATACAAAAAGTACCAGGGGGTACAGTTAACGGAAAAAGGCAGGCTTTTAGGAGCTAAAATTATAAGGAAACACCGTCTTTGGGAGGTTTTTTTAGTTGAAAAATTAAACTTCTCATGGGATGAGGTGCATGATGTTGCCGAACAACTGGAGCATATAAAATCTGAAAAACTTGTTGAAGAATTAGATTCTTTTTTGGAATTTCCCAAGGTTGACCCGCACGGTGATCCGATTCCTGATAAAAATGGAAAAATAAGGCAACAGGAAAAGGTATTATTATCTGCCTGTAAATTGAAAGAAAAAGGATTGCTGGTGGGAGTGAAAAACTCTTCATCAGAGTTTCTGCAATATCTTGATAAAATAAAAATAGCTTTAGGAGATGTACTTGAAATCATAGAAAAAGAGCCGTTTGATAATTCTATGATTATAAAAACAAGGCATGGGGAAATTAATATTTCGGCTTTAATTGCAAATAATATTTTCATTAAAAAATTATAA
- a CDS encoding ZIP family metal transporter yields MFDSIIEFFESVSPIWGALIATTFTWLVTALGAAVVFFFKTMKRSVLDGMLGFTGGVMVAASFWSLLSPAIEMSEGEGFVKVLPSAIGFALGALFLFALDKYMPHLHINFKESESEGVETNLHKTTLLILAITLHNIPEGLAVGVLFGGVAAGIPEASIAGAVILAIGIGIQNFPEGIAVSMPLRRHGVSRRKSFFYGQLSAIVEPVAGVIGALAVTFFTPILPYALAFAAGAMIFVVVEEVVPETQRDKYTDIATLGFMGGFLVMMTLDVALG; encoded by the coding sequence ATGTTTGACAGTATTATCGAATTTTTTGAATCTGTAAGCCCTATATGGGGAGCTCTCATTGCAACAACATTTACCTGGTTGGTTACGGCCCTGGGGGCAGCCGTGGTATTCTTTTTTAAAACTATGAAGCGCAGTGTATTGGACGGTATGCTCGGATTTACGGGTGGGGTAATGGTAGCCGCAAGTTTCTGGAGCCTTCTATCTCCCGCCATAGAAATGAGTGAAGGGGAAGGTTTTGTAAAGGTATTACCCTCGGCAATTGGCTTTGCGTTGGGAGCGTTATTTTTATTTGCTTTGGATAAGTATATGCCCCATTTGCATATAAATTTTAAAGAAAGCGAGAGTGAAGGAGTTGAAACTAATTTGCACAAAACTACTCTGCTTATTTTAGCTATTACCTTACATAATATTCCGGAAGGATTGGCTGTAGGTGTATTATTTGGAGGAGTAGCCGCCGGTATCCCGGAGGCATCAATAGCCGGTGCGGTTATTTTGGCAATTGGTATAGGGATACAGAATTTCCCTGAAGGGATAGCCGTTTCCATGCCGCTGAGAAGACATGGGGTTAGCCGGAGAAAAAGCTTCTTTTATGGGCAATTATCTGCTATTGTTGAGCCTGTTGCAGGCGTTATAGGGGCACTGGCCGTTACGTTTTTTACCCCAATTTTACCTTATGCGCTGGCTTTTGCGGCTGGGGCAATGATTTTTGTGGTAGTAGAAGAAGTGGTGCCTGAAACTCAAAGGGATAAATACACTGATATTGCTACATTAGGGTTTATGGGAGGCTTTTTGGTAATGATGACTTTGGATGTGGCTTTGGGGTAA